TCTTGTCTTTGTTTAGAGGAATAACGTGGTAAGCATTGTACAGGCCTGCATTAACTAATGAGTTTTAGAGGTGGTAATAGAGGTGGATCCCGTGGTGGATCCCGTGGTGGATTCCGTGGAAATTCCCGTGGTGGATTTGGTAGCAGAGGTGCCCCAATGGGTCCTCCAGATTCCGTTTTAGAAATGGGTGCTTTCCTACATCCATGTGAGGGGGACATTGTATGTCGTTCAATCAATACTAAGATTCCATACTTCAATGCACCAATCtatttggaaaacaaaacacaaGTCGGTAAGGTCGATGAGATCTTGGGTCCTTTAAATGAGGTTTTCTTTACGATAAAATGTTCTGAAGGTGTTAAGGCAGAAAGTTTCAACGAAGGTGACAAGTTTTACATTGCTCCTGATAAATTACTACCTATAGAGAGATTCTTGCCTAAACCAAAGGTTGCTGGCCCACCAAAGCCtaagagaaagagatcAGCTGCTCCAGGCGGCCGTGGTGGATCTAGAGGTGGATTCGGTGGCTCCAGAGGCGGATTCGGTGGTCGTGGTGGATCCAGAGGTGGCTTCGGTGGTGGCCGTGGTGGCTCAAGAGGTGGCTTCGGTGGTGGCCGTGGTGGCTCCAGAGGTGGCTTCGGTGGCTCCAGAGGTGGTTCCAGAGGTGGCTTCGGTGGCCGTGGTGGTTCCAGAGGTGGAAGATACTAAATAATTATCACATGAAACTACTTTACTAAattaagaaaaaataaatgaaatGTCTATTGCCATGGATTTTGTTTCTACAAGAAGCACCCCATTTAATCGGCTCATGTAGAGTCTCTAAAACAGAGTCAGAGCTAGTTCGGTAAATCCACATTTCGCatgtataatataaaataaaagcCAAATAAATTATTAATGTTTATCTTTATTTACAGGCATTGAGCTGGCTTCTTCTaacttcaatttttcttgatttttgaGGGCTTCACTCCGGGCGATAACCCACATGCATCCAATATTACATACCTTAGAATATCAATTCCAAACCTTTTCTGACAATGCTTGTTCGTCATAGAATTTAGAAATATAAACCTTGGGGAAGTAGGTAAGTTCAAAACATTACTCTCCTCGATGATGCGTTCAACTTGAGTCATGTCTTTTACAGTGTCCATCTTAGTAAGAACAATCTCAAACGGAATACCATTGCTTACCAGTAGATCCACCATGGTCGCATCATATTCGCTAAATCCTTGATTTGCACTAATTAGAAGGAAGCTCCGACGCAACTCCCGTCTTTTTTGCAAATAGTCCATCGTAAGTCTGCCTTGTTCTGCAGTACCTTTAGTACCATATCCGGGTGTGTCTATTATTCGAAATCTTTTCCCAACATTGAAACAATTGATAGTCTTTGTAAATCCTGCTTTCTTTGAAGCATTAGCATATTCATTTAGA
This genomic interval from Kluyveromyces marxianus DMKU3-1042 DNA, complete genome, chromosome 4 contains the following:
- the GAR1 gene encoding H/ACA snoRNP pseudouridylase subunit GAR1, coding for MSFRGGNRGGSRGGSRGGFRGNSRGGFGSRGAPMGPPDSVLEMGAFLHPCEGDIVCRSINTKIPYFNAPIYLENKTQVGKVDEILGPLNEVFFTIKCSEGVKAESFNEGDKFYIAPDKLLPIERFLPKPKVAGPPKPKRKRSAAPGGRGGSRGGFGGSRGGFGGRGGSRGGFGGGRGGSRGGFGGGRGGSRGGFGGSRGGSRGGFGGRGGSRGGRY